One stretch of Bremerella cremea DNA includes these proteins:
- the mch gene encoding methenyltetrahydromethanopterin cyclohydrolase — translation MNTLELNQRAHTLVEPMLASPGDFNAKMVQLAGGTHLLDLGVHAGFGGLEAGRRLAEICLAGLAKVDFVPGDYPATRTSVQVRTDQPRLACLAAQYAGWQIKGENFFGMGSGPMRLKAGKEPVIREMGLTDNSPMAVGVLETSQLPTDEICQKIATDCQVAPEQLFLLAARTASIAGNVQVVARSVETCLHKLHELDFDLTTIASGYGVAPLPPVAADDVVGIGRTNDAILYGASVTLWVRESTDRLQEVGAKLPSNTSAMYGQPFEKILRDAKFDFYQIDPLLFSPAEVCLVSLLDGQTTIVGERNLAVLATSFGQG, via the coding sequence ATGAACACCTTGGAATTGAACCAACGGGCCCACACCTTGGTCGAGCCAATGCTCGCCTCGCCGGGCGACTTCAATGCGAAAATGGTTCAGCTTGCTGGCGGGACGCATCTGCTCGACCTGGGGGTTCACGCGGGCTTCGGTGGCCTGGAAGCGGGGCGACGACTAGCCGAGATCTGCCTGGCAGGGCTGGCCAAGGTTGATTTCGTCCCCGGCGATTACCCGGCGACACGCACATCGGTTCAGGTGCGGACCGATCAGCCACGGTTGGCTTGCTTGGCTGCCCAGTACGCTGGCTGGCAGATCAAAGGAGAGAACTTCTTCGGGATGGGCTCGGGGCCTATGCGGCTGAAAGCGGGCAAAGAACCGGTCATCCGAGAAATGGGGCTGACGGATAACTCCCCCATGGCCGTGGGGGTGCTAGAAACGTCGCAGCTTCCGACCGACGAGATTTGCCAGAAAATTGCCACCGATTGTCAGGTCGCACCGGAGCAACTCTTTCTGTTAGCGGCACGTACGGCCAGTATCGCTGGCAACGTGCAAGTGGTGGCCCGTAGCGTCGAAACCTGTTTACACAAACTGCACGAACTCGATTTCGATCTAACGACCATCGCCAGCGGCTACGGGGTGGCTCCGCTGCCGCCGGTTGCTGCGGACGATGTGGTGGGGATCGGGCGAACCAACGACGCAATTTTGTACGGGGCAAGTGTCACGTTGTGGGTGCGGGAATCGACTGATCGCTTGCAGGAAGTGGGGGCGAAGTTGCCCAGCAACACGTCGGCGATGTATGGTCAGCCGTTCGAGAAGATTTTGCGTGACGCCAAATTCGACTTTTACCAAATCGACCCACTGCTCTTTAGCCCGGCGGAAGTTTGTCTGGTGAGCTTGTTAGACGGCCAGACGACGATTGTCGGCGAGCGAAACCTGGCCGTGCTGGCGACCTCGTTTGGGCAAGGTTGA
- a CDS encoding RluA family pseudouridine synthase, which yields MRYTVESADAGQRLDQFLARKLKKASRAQVREAIDAGQITVDGQPAKPSHKLHVDEVLEFPQIDARAEEQTPEEVDLDILFQDEHLAAINKPPGMVTHPAKGHWDGTLTAALIAKFRQLSDIGGSSRPGIVHRLDRDTSGVLVIAKNNEAHEELSRQFADRETEKEYFAIVANCPDRDRDIINEPIGPHPRYRERMSIVRDDPDAKEAQTFYEVDERFEGFAAFRVYPKTGRTHQIRVHLAHVRHPVLCDRMYGNRARMTVGDIARNDDASVVLARTALHARRLKIKHPVTGEPLEFEAPIPADILGTLECLRQYRSV from the coding sequence ATGCGATACACGGTCGAAAGTGCGGACGCCGGTCAAAGGCTCGATCAGTTTCTGGCCCGTAAATTAAAGAAGGCCAGTCGAGCCCAAGTTCGCGAAGCGATCGACGCCGGCCAGATTACCGTCGACGGCCAACCGGCGAAACCTTCGCACAAGCTGCACGTGGACGAAGTGCTCGAGTTCCCCCAGATCGATGCCCGGGCGGAAGAGCAAACGCCGGAAGAGGTTGATCTCGACATCCTCTTTCAAGACGAACACTTAGCGGCCATCAACAAGCCTCCCGGGATGGTCACGCACCCAGCTAAAGGCCACTGGGACGGCACGCTTACAGCGGCATTAATCGCCAAGTTCCGCCAGCTAAGCGACATCGGCGGCAGTTCGCGGCCTGGGATCGTCCACCGCTTAGACCGCGACACAAGCGGCGTGCTGGTCATCGCCAAGAACAACGAAGCCCACGAAGAACTCTCGCGACAGTTCGCCGATCGCGAAACCGAAAAGGAATACTTTGCGATCGTGGCCAACTGCCCAGATCGCGACCGTGACATCATCAACGAACCGATCGGCCCTCATCCCCGGTATCGCGAACGGATGTCGATCGTACGGGACGATCCCGACGCCAAAGAGGCCCAAACGTTTTACGAAGTGGATGAACGCTTTGAAGGTTTCGCGGCGTTTCGTGTCTATCCTAAGACCGGTCGTACGCATCAGATCCGCGTCCACCTGGCCCACGTGCGGCATCCCGTTTTGTGTGATCGCATGTACGGCAACCGTGCTCGTATGACCGTTGGTGATATCGCTCGCAACGACGACGCCAGCGTGGTTCTCGCTCGCACCGCCCTGCATGCCCGGCGACTAAAGATCAAACATCCAGTGACCGGCGAACCACTTGAATTCGAAGCCCCAATCCCCGCCGACATCCTGGGAACGCTTGAATGCCTTCGCCAGTATCGCTCCGTCTAG
- a CDS encoding PIG-L family deacetylase, whose translation MVDVEKEYPQYDVIAVGAHPDDVEIACGGTLAKLSDLGYSVAIIDLTDGEPTPHSPGPDIRLAEAMAAAKVLGVQKRITLDLPNRRLFDSFEARVLLAKEFRKHRPKVVLGFGDRTPMASPDHWQAMQITDAAVFYSRLTKWDEYFDGLPVHTVSRHLYYKIAFEPINKLDAAGSFVHDITDTLERKIESVRCYQTQFPPAKDYIYDRVRGAAIYLGATAGYGAGELFYTTRAVATPDMMQLLFPSEKS comes from the coding sequence ATGGTTGACGTAGAAAAAGAGTACCCACAGTACGACGTGATCGCCGTGGGGGCTCATCCCGACGATGTCGAAATCGCTTGCGGTGGAACGTTGGCCAAGCTTTCGGACTTGGGTTACTCGGTGGCGATCATCGACTTGACCGACGGCGAGCCGACGCCTCATTCTCCTGGCCCAGATATTCGCCTGGCCGAGGCGATGGCGGCCGCCAAGGTGTTGGGCGTACAGAAGCGAATCACGCTCGACTTGCCCAATCGGCGGCTGTTCGACTCGTTCGAGGCCCGCGTGCTGCTGGCGAAGGAGTTTCGCAAGCATCGCCCGAAGGTGGTGCTAGGGTTTGGCGACCGCACGCCCATGGCTTCGCCCGATCATTGGCAGGCAATGCAAATCACCGACGCAGCCGTTTTCTATTCGCGTCTGACGAAGTGGGACGAGTACTTCGACGGGCTACCGGTCCACACGGTTAGTCGGCATCTGTATTACAAAATCGCCTTCGAGCCGATCAACAAGCTCGACGCGGCTGGCAGCTTTGTGCATGACATCACCGACACGCTAGAACGAAAAATCGAGAGCGTTCGCTGCTACCAAACGCAATTCCCACCGGCGAAAGATTACATCTACGATCGCGTCCGCGGCGCGGCCATCTACCTGGGGGCGACTGCTGGCTACGGAGCAGGCGAACTGTTCTACACCACCCGGGCCGTCGCCACGCCTGACATGATGCAACTGCTTTTCCCCTCAGAGAAAAGCTAA
- the cbiE gene encoding precorrin-6y C5,15-methyltransferase (decarboxylating) subunit CbiE, which produces MSTSPKIFIVGIGDDGFEGLTSQSTRILGDAQVIVGNPQVLGHVEKLSAEKVPVGGDLGEIVETLEKHQAKNVVLLTSGDPLFYGVSKYLCDKLGKDRFQVIPHVSSMQLAFARIKESWDDAHLANLANQPLESVIAAARISEAIGLFTTEEIPPKEVAKTLLGHDLDYFHAYVCENLGSPNECVTQGELKEIAEQSFGPLNVMILVRKPDVPDRPMSLVGKRKFGNPDDVFRQSKPKRGLLTPMEVRCIALSLLDLGDSSVVWDVGAGSGSVSIEAGMIAEKGAVYAIEMDPEDHGLIRTNIENFAVKNVQAVLGKAPEAWATLPDPDCIFIGGTGRQIRGICEQALQRLKPGGRIVANISSIENLADVHQLFDTVMESAKVTMVNISHATYQLERHRFEASNPTFLVSGKKPLKKS; this is translated from the coding sequence GTGAGCACGTCTCCGAAAATATTTATCGTAGGAATTGGTGACGACGGTTTCGAGGGGCTGACTAGCCAATCGACCAGGATTCTGGGAGACGCCCAGGTCATCGTCGGTAACCCTCAGGTCTTGGGGCACGTCGAAAAGCTGAGCGCTGAGAAGGTGCCCGTCGGGGGCGATCTTGGCGAAATCGTCGAGACCTTGGAAAAGCATCAGGCCAAGAACGTCGTCTTGCTGACCAGTGGCGACCCGCTTTTCTACGGCGTGTCGAAGTACCTGTGCGATAAGCTGGGGAAAGATCGTTTCCAGGTCATTCCACACGTCAGCAGCATGCAGTTGGCGTTTGCCCGCATCAAGGAAAGCTGGGACGACGCGCACCTGGCGAACCTGGCCAATCAACCGCTCGAGTCGGTGATCGCGGCAGCGCGCATCTCGGAAGCGATCGGGCTGTTCACTACCGAAGAGATTCCACCCAAAGAAGTCGCCAAAACGCTGCTGGGGCACGACCTCGATTACTTCCACGCATACGTCTGCGAAAACCTCGGCTCGCCCAACGAATGTGTCACCCAAGGCGAGCTGAAAGAAATCGCCGAGCAGTCGTTTGGCCCCCTGAACGTGATGATCTTGGTCCGCAAGCCGGATGTGCCTGACCGGCCGATGTCGTTGGTCGGCAAACGGAAGTTCGGCAACCCGGACGATGTCTTCCGTCAATCGAAGCCGAAGCGTGGCTTGCTCACGCCGATGGAAGTCCGCTGTATCGCGCTGTCGTTGTTAGATCTCGGCGATTCGAGCGTGGTGTGGGATGTCGGCGCGGGAAGTGGTAGCGTTTCGATCGAAGCCGGCATGATTGCCGAAAAGGGGGCGGTCTACGCCATCGAAATGGACCCGGAAGATCACGGGCTGATTCGCACCAACATCGAAAACTTCGCCGTGAAGAACGTCCAAGCGGTACTTGGCAAAGCCCCGGAAGCTTGGGCGACGCTGCCTGACCCTGATTGCATCTTCATCGGTGGAACCGGGCGACAAATTCGCGGCATCTGCGAACAAGCTTTGCAGCGTTTGAAGCCAGGGGGACGCATCGTGGCCAACATCAGCAGCATCGAGAACCTGGCGGACGTTCACCAACTGTTTGATACCGTCATGGAATCAGCCAAGGTGACGATGGTGAATATCTCGCACGCCACTTACCAGTTGGAACGCCACCGTTTCGAGGCCTCGAACCCGACCTTCCTGGTTAGTGGCAAGAAGCCGTTAAAGAAATCGTAA
- a CDS encoding phosphoglycerate dehydrogenase, protein MPTVCVTPSHFHSTELEYYQILQKAGFEVRFIDSEKHNLHDPATLIAQLGACEAVLANPEPYSAEVLANCQVRVISRAGVGFDAIDLNAATAHGIVVTRTPGVLHEAVAEQTLAFLFAISRNVMQRDRDVRTGHWQRAALPRLKGQTLGLLGFGVIGRCLAEKALALGLKVIAHDPVASPQPGVQLVTLDQLWHESDVLSLHVPCTPETAQIINQKTLGQLKKGAVLINTSRGGLVDEAALAAALTSGHLAAAGLDVFQEEPPRPENPLLKLDNIVLAPHVAGLDVESLRDMANMAAENIVALYRGNWPEGNVVNPQIRSDWKWQN, encoded by the coding sequence ATGCCCACCGTCTGCGTCACTCCTTCGCACTTCCATTCGACCGAGCTCGAATATTATCAAATCCTCCAAAAAGCAGGCTTCGAGGTCCGTTTTATCGATTCCGAGAAGCACAATCTCCACGATCCGGCCACGCTGATTGCCCAACTGGGTGCTTGCGAAGCGGTTTTGGCCAACCCCGAGCCTTATTCAGCAGAGGTCCTTGCGAATTGCCAGGTTCGCGTGATTTCGCGAGCAGGTGTCGGTTTCGATGCCATCGACCTGAATGCGGCCACCGCCCACGGTATCGTAGTGACGCGCACCCCCGGCGTGCTTCATGAAGCAGTCGCCGAGCAGACTCTCGCGTTTCTCTTCGCCATCTCACGGAATGTGATGCAGCGCGATCGCGATGTTCGGACAGGGCATTGGCAACGCGCCGCACTGCCACGGCTGAAAGGGCAAACGTTGGGGCTCTTGGGGTTTGGCGTTATTGGACGCTGCCTAGCCGAAAAAGCCTTGGCTTTAGGCTTAAAAGTCATCGCTCACGATCCCGTAGCCAGTCCCCAGCCAGGCGTTCAGTTGGTTACCCTCGATCAATTATGGCACGAGTCCGACGTACTCAGTTTGCACGTTCCCTGCACGCCAGAAACCGCCCAGATCATTAATCAGAAAACCTTAGGTCAGCTGAAAAAAGGGGCTGTTCTAATTAATACGTCGCGCGGGGGCTTGGTCGATGAGGCTGCTTTGGCGGCGGCCCTGACCTCTGGGCACCTTGCCGCTGCCGGTCTCGATGTCTTCCAGGAAGAACCACCAAGACCGGAGAATCCCCTGTTAAAGCTAGATAACATCGTCCTGGCTCCCCATGTGGCAGGCCTCGATGTCGAATCGCTGCGCGACATGGCCAACATGGCCGCCGAGAACATTGTGGCGCTCTATCGTGGGAATTGGCCGGAAGGGAATGTGGTCAATCCTCAGATTCGCTCTGATTGGAAATGGCAGAATTAA
- a CDS encoding linear amide C-N hydrolase translates to MFRLNALFYLAMSLAFSMLAITPLVACSRILWNDNGLLVASSRTMDWPESTQPTLVVFPRGVSHDGGKMAGETVVNENPAIWKSKYGSVVTTLYGLGTVDGLNEKGLAVHALYLTETDYGKRDAKLEGVQACLWAQYLLDNAQSVEEALKLNEQIQVVMVTAHGYHASLHLALEDANGDSAIIEYIDGEPVVHHGKDYRVMTNDPVYDEQLELLSKLNFSHPSSDMPLPGNVNPADRFQRASYFLELLPKPETERQAIADVLAIARNVSVPFGAPYKNFGVYNTEYRTASDLTSRQYFFELTTSPSVIWVDLKKMDLSPGASVLQLNPYDFSLDLNGNVDNKFTKLTKAPF, encoded by the coding sequence ATGTTTCGTCTCAACGCTTTGTTCTATCTGGCGATGTCTTTGGCATTTAGCATGCTCGCCATCACCCCGCTGGTTGCCTGTTCTCGCATTTTGTGGAACGACAACGGCCTGCTAGTTGCCAGTTCGCGAACGATGGACTGGCCGGAATCAACTCAGCCAACGCTGGTCGTCTTTCCTCGTGGTGTTTCGCATGACGGCGGCAAAATGGCCGGCGAGACGGTTGTTAACGAGAACCCTGCCATTTGGAAATCGAAATACGGCAGCGTGGTCACCACCCTTTATGGGCTTGGTACCGTGGACGGCCTGAATGAGAAAGGTCTGGCCGTGCATGCCCTTTACCTAACCGAAACCGATTACGGGAAACGCGATGCCAAACTGGAGGGCGTGCAAGCCTGCTTGTGGGCACAGTACCTGCTAGACAACGCCCAGAGCGTGGAAGAAGCATTGAAACTTAACGAGCAAATCCAAGTCGTGATGGTGACGGCCCATGGCTACCATGCCTCGCTGCACTTGGCCCTGGAAGATGCCAACGGCGACTCAGCTATCATCGAATACATCGACGGGGAACCAGTCGTTCATCATGGCAAAGATTACCGCGTGATGACCAACGACCCAGTCTACGACGAGCAGTTGGAGTTGCTCTCGAAGCTTAACTTCTCGCACCCCAGCAGCGACATGCCGCTGCCTGGCAATGTGAACCCTGCCGATCGTTTCCAACGGGCTTCGTACTTCCTGGAATTGCTGCCGAAGCCGGAAACGGAGCGTCAAGCGATTGCCGATGTGCTGGCGATTGCCCGGAACGTTTCGGTGCCATTCGGTGCTCCTTACAAGAACTTCGGCGTTTACAATACCGAATACCGCACGGCGAGCGACTTGACTAGCCGGCAGTACTTCTTTGAACTGACCACCAGCCCCAGTGTGATTTGGGTCGATCTGAAAAAGATGGACCTATCGCCAGGAGCCAGCGTGCTGCAGTTGAACCCATACGACTTTAGCCTCGACTTAAACGGCAACGTCGACAACAAGTTCACGAAGCTGACCAAAGCTCCGTTCTAA
- a CDS encoding HesB/IscA family protein has product MAVVITEKAADEVKRILDDQKHESDTKLRIGITAGGCSGFSYSLTLTQDFDDEKDTKYDYHGIQVVVDKKHALYLDGTTVDFYDGIDRRGFAFNNPNATRSCGCGQSFQA; this is encoded by the coding sequence ATGGCAGTCGTCATCACCGAAAAAGCGGCGGACGAAGTCAAGCGAATCTTGGATGACCAGAAACACGAAAGCGACACCAAGCTGCGGATCGGCATTACCGCCGGCGGTTGTAGCGGTTTCTCGTACAGCTTGACGCTGACCCAAGATTTCGACGACGAAAAGGACACGAAGTACGACTATCACGGCATTCAGGTCGTTGTCGACAAGAAGCACGCCCTGTACCTCGATGGTACCACAGTCGACTTCTACGACGGAATCGATCGTCGCGGCTTCGCCTTCAACAACCCGAATGCAACCCGTAGCTGTGGTTGCGGTCAGTCGTTCCAAGCTTAG
- a CDS encoding cysteine desulfurase family protein encodes MPPIYFDNHATTQVDPRVVEVMLPTFTQTYGNPASVGHLFGEAAKELVERSQQTIATAIGAETQEIVFTSGATESNNLAIGGVLTQRRRRGDHVVTVTTEHKAVLDPLEQFEQRGYAVTRLVPRAAGDPLAGQLDVEQVAEAIRPDTALVSIMLANNEIGVIQPLAEIGRICKQHGVLLHCDATQAVGKIPVDVQQLGVDLMSFSAHKIYGPKGSGGLYVRKKEPRVRLQPSIFGGGQQRGIRSGTLNVTGIVGLAEAVRLSVAEMDDESARLRQLREKLWNGLNERIAGLHLNGPELARTEARLAGNLNFAVEQVDGEALMMNVREIAVSSGSACTSANPQPSHVLLAMGLSEDLTRSSLRFGLGRFNTAEEVEIAVDVVATAVDKLRKLIA; translated from the coding sequence ATGCCTCCCATCTATTTCGACAACCACGCCACCACACAGGTCGACCCTCGGGTTGTTGAAGTGATGCTGCCGACGTTTACCCAGACGTACGGTAATCCTGCCAGTGTGGGGCATCTGTTCGGCGAAGCGGCCAAAGAATTGGTCGAGCGGTCGCAGCAGACGATTGCCACCGCGATCGGAGCAGAAACGCAAGAGATTGTCTTCACCAGCGGAGCGACGGAAAGCAACAATCTGGCGATCGGCGGCGTCCTGACGCAGCGTCGGCGGCGCGGCGATCATGTGGTGACGGTTACCACCGAGCACAAAGCGGTGCTCGACCCACTCGAACAATTCGAGCAACGCGGTTACGCCGTGACCCGCCTCGTGCCACGTGCCGCAGGCGATCCGTTGGCAGGGCAACTCGATGTCGAGCAAGTTGCCGAGGCCATACGGCCGGATACGGCGCTGGTTTCGATCATGCTGGCGAACAACGAAATTGGGGTGATCCAGCCGCTGGCCGAGATCGGGCGTATCTGCAAACAGCATGGTGTCCTCTTGCACTGCGACGCGACCCAGGCCGTCGGCAAGATTCCGGTCGATGTGCAGCAGCTAGGTGTCGACCTGATGAGCTTCTCGGCGCACAAAATCTACGGGCCGAAAGGAAGTGGCGGGCTGTACGTGCGGAAGAAGGAGCCACGCGTGCGATTGCAGCCCAGCATCTTCGGTGGCGGCCAACAGCGCGGCATTCGCAGTGGGACGCTCAACGTGACCGGTATCGTCGGCCTAGCTGAAGCCGTCCGCCTGAGCGTGGCTGAGATGGACGACGAGTCGGCTCGCTTGCGCCAACTGCGCGAGAAACTTTGGAACGGTCTCAACGAGCGAATTGCTGGGCTGCACCTCAATGGGCCAGAATTAGCACGTACCGAGGCTCGCCTGGCCGGTAATTTGAATTTCGCCGTCGAGCAGGTCGATGGCGAGGCGTTGATGATGAACGTTCGCGAAATCGCCGTTTCGAGCGGTTCGGCCTGCACTTCCGCTAACCCTCAGCCGAGCCACGTGTTACTGGCAATGGGCCTATCGGAAGATTTAACCCGCAGCAGCCTCCGCTTTGGCCTGGGACGTTTCAACACAGCCGAGGAAGTTGAGATCGCGGTTGACGTCGTTGCCACGGCGGTCGATAAATTAAGAAAGCTAATCGCCTAG
- a CDS encoding phosphoesterase — translation MSVAEVEQVLVVPTEKFHEIGKFQGFCDKVDHYLDQLLTPQQMSFRPRDLMEQSPEFKQLIPYVIFEYQDDQGTKHVFQYVRGKGQGEARLHSKRSVGIGGHVSSDDAPGNTEDPFQEGMRRELAEEVTFSAPHIMTCAGLINDDESEVGRVHLGVVYLCKIERPEVLPNEEDILDAGFRPVSDMLTRLEEFETWSSMCLQAIYGE, via the coding sequence ATGAGTGTGGCAGAAGTTGAGCAAGTTTTGGTTGTGCCAACCGAGAAATTCCACGAGATTGGCAAGTTTCAGGGCTTTTGCGATAAAGTCGACCATTACTTAGATCAACTGCTCACACCGCAGCAAATGAGCTTTCGCCCGCGCGATCTCATGGAGCAATCGCCCGAGTTCAAGCAGCTCATTCCCTATGTCATCTTTGAATATCAAGACGATCAAGGGACCAAGCATGTTTTTCAGTACGTCCGGGGAAAAGGGCAGGGGGAAGCTCGCCTGCACAGTAAGCGAAGTGTTGGCATCGGCGGGCACGTCTCTTCCGACGACGCCCCCGGCAACACGGAAGATCCCTTCCAAGAGGGCATGCGGCGCGAACTGGCGGAAGAGGTCACTTTCAGCGCCCCGCACATTATGACCTGTGCTGGGCTGATCAACGACGACGAGAGCGAAGTGGGCCGCGTGCATTTGGGCGTGGTTTACCTCTGCAAGATCGAACGTCCGGAAGTGCTGCCCAACGAAGAAGACATCCTCGACGCTGGCTTCCGCCCAGTCAGCGATATGCTGACTCGCCTGGAAGAATTCGAAACCTGGTCGAGCATGTGCCTGCAAGCGATCTATGGCGAATAA
- the queA gene encoding tRNA preQ1(34) S-adenosylmethionine ribosyltransferase-isomerase QueA: protein MTNIDQYDYHLPSDLIAQQPLEKRSDSRLLVVNRQTQEISHQHIRDLPELLGAGDCLVLNNTKVVPARLMGRRSMTGGRWQGLFIETDANGNWLILAKTRGKIQPGERVVLENREALEDVELELLANLGGGQWAVKPLSEESPFDILERVGRVPLPNYIRGGEMMPEDWKQYQTVFAENPGAVAAPTAGLHFTHELLNKMAAQGVERQFVTLHVGMGTFRPIGVDDIEQHDMHYEYGEITQETVDKLAAVKAKGGRVVSVGTTATRVLETAAADGTLKPWSGKTNLFIRPPYEFKAVDVLLTNFHLPKSTLLILVRTFGGDELIRQAYREAINEEYRFYSYGDAMLIL from the coding sequence ATGACCAATATCGACCAGTACGACTACCATCTTCCTTCCGATTTGATTGCGCAGCAACCTTTGGAAAAAAGGAGCGATTCGCGGCTGCTGGTCGTTAATCGTCAGACGCAGGAAATCTCGCATCAGCACATTCGCGATCTGCCCGAGTTGCTCGGGGCTGGCGATTGCTTGGTGTTGAACAACACCAAAGTCGTCCCGGCCCGCCTGATGGGGCGACGGTCGATGACTGGCGGACGCTGGCAAGGGTTGTTCATCGAAACCGATGCCAACGGCAATTGGCTTATCCTGGCCAAGACGCGTGGCAAAATCCAGCCTGGCGAGCGTGTTGTGCTGGAAAACCGCGAAGCCCTCGAAGATGTCGAACTCGAACTATTGGCTAACCTGGGGGGTGGCCAGTGGGCGGTGAAGCCGCTGAGCGAAGAGTCGCCGTTTGATATCCTCGAACGTGTTGGCCGTGTTCCCTTGCCGAACTATATCCGCGGTGGCGAGATGATGCCGGAAGACTGGAAGCAATACCAAACCGTCTTCGCCGAAAACCCTGGCGCCGTAGCCGCCCCCACCGCTGGCTTGCACTTCACGCACGAACTACTGAACAAAATGGCTGCCCAAGGAGTCGAGCGGCAATTTGTCACGCTGCACGTCGGCATGGGAACGTTTCGCCCGATCGGTGTCGACGACATCGAACAGCACGATATGCACTACGAATATGGCGAAATCACGCAGGAAACCGTTGATAAGCTGGCCGCCGTGAAAGCCAAGGGTGGTCGGGTGGTTTCAGTGGGAACAACCGCGACCCGCGTGCTGGAAACGGCCGCAGCCGACGGCACGCTGAAACCATGGAGCGGCAAGACGAACCTCTTCATTCGCCCGCCATACGAGTTTAAAGCAGTCGACGTCTTGCTCACCAATTTTCACCTGCCGAAGTCAACGCTGTTGATCTTGGTGCGAACTTTTGGTGGGGACGAACTGATTCGCCAGGCCTACCGTGAAGCGATTAATGAAGAGTACCGCTTCTATAGTTACGGCGATGCGATGTTGATTCTGTAG
- a CDS encoding glycosyltransferase, whose protein sequence is MREAPLAVPQKIVIVTTELGVGGAERCVANLACRLNPEKYQVQVVALAAPPEPPRDGLVRQLREAGIELTFLNCRRSRQLFSAVSQLRSIVQETDPAIVWSFLFHANVVAKLATRGLALRRLQSLRVIEQGWWRRKLQAWAAAKADRVLCVSEGVKVFAEQTLKLPIQQLEIIPNGIDLSEIRPKAYWEPEKRAYRILAIGRLEPQKGFDWLIRCLGPLLKEKPEWELVILGDGSLRDELATQIRTEGLEKSVRLPGWSMDLEGWYFQSEIYALSSRWEGMPNTLLEAMAHGLPVIATNVEGVRELLPDQLAQQTITHENVSQATSLLRQLMEKPALRQELGEANRQQIQQHFSLDQMVARYEALLDAVLSIPQQHS, encoded by the coding sequence ATGCGTGAAGCCCCGCTAGCCGTGCCTCAAAAAATCGTGATCGTCACGACCGAACTCGGTGTAGGTGGGGCCGAACGCTGCGTGGCGAACCTGGCCTGCCGCTTGAACCCCGAAAAATATCAGGTTCAAGTCGTCGCCCTGGCAGCCCCGCCAGAGCCGCCCCGCGACGGCCTGGTGCGCCAGCTGCGCGAGGCAGGCATTGAACTCACGTTTTTAAACTGCCGCCGCAGCCGGCAACTATTTTCGGCCGTCTCGCAGCTGCGCAGCATCGTGCAAGAAACCGATCCAGCGATCGTGTGGAGCTTTCTGTTTCATGCCAACGTCGTCGCAAAGCTCGCCACACGGGGACTCGCTTTGCGGCGTCTACAATCGCTACGCGTGATCGAACAAGGCTGGTGGCGTCGAAAGCTGCAAGCTTGGGCTGCGGCCAAGGCAGATCGTGTCTTGTGTGTCAGCGAAGGGGTTAAGGTCTTTGCCGAACAAACGCTGAAACTGCCTATCCAGCAGTTAGAGATCATTCCGAATGGAATCGATCTGAGCGAGATTCGCCCTAAGGCGTATTGGGAGCCCGAAAAGCGCGCCTACCGCATTCTGGCAATCGGTCGGCTGGAACCCCAAAAAGGATTCGATTGGCTCATCCGCTGCCTGGGACCGCTGCTAAAGGAGAAGCCAGAATGGGAGCTGGTCATTCTGGGGGATGGCTCGCTGCGAGATGAATTAGCCACCCAAATCCGAACCGAAGGCCTAGAAAAATCGGTTCGTCTTCCTGGCTGGAGTATGGACCTGGAGGGCTGGTATTTCCAAAGCGAAATCTATGCCCTCAGTTCCCGCTGGGAAGGCATGCCCAACACGTTGCTGGAAGCGATGGCCCATGGTCTTCCGGTGATTGCCACCAACGTGGAAGGGGTCCGCGAACTGCTACCAGATCAGCTCGCCCAGCAGACCATCACGCACGAAAACGTCTCGCAAGCGACGTCTTTGCTACGGCAACTGATGGAAAAACCAGCCCTTCGCCAGGAATTAGGCGAGGCCAATCGCCAACAGATCCAACAGCACTTCTCGCTCGACCAGATGGTAGCGCGTTACGAGGCCCTGCTCGACGCCGTTCTCTCGATTCCGCAGCAGCACAGCTAG